In Streptomyces sp. NBC_00878, a single window of DNA contains:
- a CDS encoding HAMP domain-containing sensor histidine kinase: MNTAVFVVGGIMLLTTTWLSARHIIESNSWIIVDNTAATQAVPSIGDPSIGDPSQVPDQRETIEESAARSEALERFASFRDDVLDDLAKSLILILAVLAAFSLLTTLWIARRSLARIGKVTTAARHIGNENLDARLRLVGPDDEVKELADTFDGMLDRLERSFTDQRRFTAHASHELRTPLTLQRAALEIPLAHGRVPAELQPNMRRALAATDRCERLLASLLALARGESGVLQHRTVDLADLARTAVADVNAEAESADVAVHALLRPAPLSGDAPLLAQLVANLVTNGVRHNHAGGTVHVETGTDPSGDTRVTVSNTGPVIEAATLPALFEPFQRGTVRGAGAGLGLAVVRTVTSTHKGQLEAEPGPEGGLSVSITFPGSASATEPDDRPVGRGHRPSGAPTAT, from the coding sequence ATGAATACGGCGGTATTTGTAGTCGGCGGCATCATGCTCTTGACGACAACCTGGCTGAGTGCGCGTCACATCATCGAATCCAACAGCTGGATCATCGTCGACAACACCGCCGCGACGCAGGCCGTACCGTCGATCGGCGATCCTTCGATCGGCGATCCTTCACAGGTGCCCGATCAGCGCGAAACGATCGAGGAATCAGCCGCTCGCTCAGAGGCCCTTGAGCGGTTCGCTTCCTTCCGTGACGACGTTCTCGACGATCTGGCGAAGAGCCTGATTCTCATTCTCGCCGTACTCGCCGCCTTCTCCCTCCTGACCACCCTGTGGATCGCCAGACGAAGCCTCGCCAGGATCGGAAAGGTCACCACGGCCGCTCGGCATATCGGGAACGAGAATCTCGATGCCCGCCTGCGCCTCGTGGGGCCGGACGACGAGGTGAAAGAGCTCGCGGACACGTTCGACGGGATGCTGGACCGGCTGGAGCGCAGTTTCACCGATCAGCGGAGATTCACGGCTCACGCCTCACACGAACTGCGCACCCCTCTCACGCTCCAACGCGCCGCCCTCGAAATTCCGCTCGCCCACGGCCGCGTGCCCGCCGAGCTCCAACCGAACATGCGGCGCGCCTTGGCGGCCACGGACCGCTGCGAACGCCTGCTGGCCTCGCTGCTCGCACTGGCGCGCGGCGAAAGCGGAGTACTGCAGCACCGCACCGTTGACCTGGCCGATCTCGCGCGCACGGCCGTGGCGGACGTCAACGCGGAGGCGGAGAGCGCCGATGTGGCCGTACACGCGCTGCTCCGCCCGGCACCGCTGTCCGGTGATGCCCCACTCCTGGCCCAACTCGTCGCGAACCTGGTGACCAACGGCGTACGACACAACCACGCCGGAGGAACGGTGCACGTCGAAACGGGAACCGATCCCTCCGGCGACACCCGAGTAACCGTGTCCAACACGGGTCCGGTGATTGAGGCCGCAACCCTCCCGGCACTCTTCGAGCCCTTTCAGCGGGGCACGGTGCGAGGGGCCGGGGCGGGCCTCGGACTCGCGGTCGTACGGACTGTCACCAGCACCCACAAAGGGCAGTTGGAAGCCGAGCCGGGCCCTGAAGGTGGTCTTTCGGTGAGTATTACGTTTCCTGGCTCGGCCTCGGCGACCGAGCCGGACGACCGCCCCGTCGGAAGAGGTCACCGACCATCCGGAGCGCCTACAGCCACCTGA
- a CDS encoding ABC transporter permease: protein MTDRRTPLLRSARLRPADLLGVGLIGLRTRRLRSALSALGISLGIAAVVAVTGISSSNQAHLLDRLDRLGSNLITVTPGKDVDQKVVPLPKESVTMLGAITAVQKASATGDTKAAVYRTGFVPDNQTNGLSVRSARLDLLDTLRVRLRSGRWLDAGTEKLPVVVLGHRAAQALGVADPGQKVWIQRGENGEGGNSGEWYAVLGILQPSELAPEIDESALVGSAQAVAHLDGDGTPSTVYVRARPDKVTDVQVIAGPTANPAAPHLVSVSRPSDLLKARTETKDTLSGLVLSLAAVALLVGGVGIANTMVVGVMERRGEVGLRRALGARQSQIAVQFLIEAILLGLLGGLAGVVLGTTVVYGYAAVQGWPATVPTTWAAVGPAVAVAVGTVAGLYPALRAARLSPTGALRAAG, encoded by the coding sequence ATGACAGACCGCCGAACTCCACTGCTCCGGTCGGCACGACTGCGTCCGGCCGACCTGCTGGGCGTGGGCCTGATCGGCCTCCGCACCCGGCGGCTGCGCTCGGCACTCTCCGCACTCGGCATCTCGCTGGGCATCGCCGCGGTCGTCGCCGTCACCGGAATCTCCTCCTCCAACCAAGCCCACCTCCTTGACCGGCTCGACCGGCTCGGCAGCAACCTGATCACCGTCACGCCAGGCAAGGACGTCGACCAGAAGGTGGTGCCGTTGCCGAAGGAGTCCGTCACCATGCTCGGCGCCATCACGGCGGTACAGAAGGCTAGCGCCACCGGCGACACCAAGGCCGCCGTCTACCGCACCGGCTTCGTTCCCGACAACCAGACCAACGGTTTGTCCGTACGGTCGGCCCGGCTCGACCTCCTGGACACGTTGCGGGTGAGGCTGCGGTCGGGCCGTTGGCTCGACGCGGGTACCGAAAAGCTCCCGGTCGTTGTCCTCGGCCATCGTGCGGCCCAGGCCCTCGGAGTCGCCGACCCCGGACAGAAGGTCTGGATCCAACGCGGAGAAAACGGAGAGGGCGGAAACAGCGGCGAGTGGTACGCCGTTCTCGGCATCCTTCAGCCCAGCGAACTCGCCCCCGAGATCGATGAAAGCGCCCTGGTCGGCAGCGCGCAGGCCGTTGCCCACCTGGACGGTGACGGCACCCCCTCCACCGTGTACGTCCGTGCCCGGCCCGACAAGGTCACCGACGTTCAGGTCATCGCCGGGCCCACCGCCAACCCGGCCGCGCCTCACCTGGTCTCCGTCTCACGCCCCTCGGATCTTCTCAAGGCCCGTACCGAGACCAAGGACACCCTCAGCGGCCTGGTGCTCTCGCTGGCCGCGGTCGCGCTTCTGGTGGGAGGCGTGGGAATCGCGAACACCATGGTCGTCGGGGTCATGGAACGCCGGGGTGAGGTCGGGCTGCGCCGGGCGCTGGGAGCCCGACAGAGCCAGATAGCCGTGCAGTTCCTCATCGAGGCCATTCTGCTCGGGCTGCTGGGCGGGCTGGCCGGGGTCGTCCTCGGCACCACCGTGGTCTACGGCTACGCCGCGGTCCAGGGCTGGCCCGCCACCGTCCCCACCACCTGGGCCGCCGTCGGTCCGGCCGTCGCCGTCGCTGTCGGTACCGTCGCCGGACTGTACCCGGCCCTGCGTGCCGCCCGGCTGTCCCCGACGGGCGCACTGCGGGCGGCGGGCTGA
- a CDS encoding ABC transporter ATP-binding protein, which produces MSAPPSGPPQPTGPPPPALVLRDVVKEYDGTPPLRILHGIDLTVSPGELLAVVGPSGSGKSTLLALIGTLDRPTSGRITLEGHDLASLSDKQVAALRARRIGFVFQQFFLLPGLTTVENVATGLLYTGETARKRRERAVSALEDVGLGHRLDHHPDQLSGGEKQRVAIARAVVGRPGLLLADEPTGALDTTSGSGVIDVLRGLNALGTTVLVITHDRDVAASFPRRVGIQDGRIAFDERDADAGAPLESGASVESGISVGCGVGGVRGDSTRGRMARKPA; this is translated from the coding sequence ATGAGCGCACCCCCGTCAGGACCGCCACAACCCACCGGACCGCCACCTCCCGCCCTGGTCCTCCGCGACGTCGTGAAGGAGTACGACGGCACCCCGCCGCTCCGTATCCTCCACGGCATCGATCTGACCGTCTCACCGGGCGAACTCCTCGCCGTCGTCGGCCCGTCCGGCTCCGGCAAGTCCACGCTCCTCGCCCTGATCGGGACACTGGACCGGCCCACTTCCGGCCGCATCACCCTGGAGGGGCATGACCTCGCGAGCCTGTCCGACAAACAGGTAGCCGCGCTGCGCGCCCGCCGTATCGGGTTCGTCTTCCAGCAGTTCTTCCTGCTCCCCGGGCTGACCACCGTCGAGAACGTCGCCACCGGCCTTCTCTACACCGGGGAGACCGCCCGCAAGCGGCGCGAGCGCGCGGTCTCCGCACTGGAAGACGTCGGCCTCGGACACCGCCTCGACCACCATCCCGACCAGCTCTCCGGAGGTGAGAAACAACGCGTGGCCATCGCCCGCGCAGTCGTCGGCCGTCCCGGGCTGCTGTTGGCCGACGAGCCGACCGGCGCCCTCGACACCACCTCCGGGTCCGGCGTCATCGACGTACTGCGTGGTCTCAACGCCCTAGGCACCACCGTGCTCGTCATCACCCACGACCGCGATGTCGCCGCCTCCTTCCCGCGCCGGGTCGGCATCCAGGACGGCCGGATCGCCTTCGACGAACGGGACGCGGACGCCGGAGCGCCCCTGGAAAGCGGCGCCAGTGTCGAAAGTGGCATCAGTGTCGGCTGTGGTGTCGGCGGTGTCAGGGGCGACAGCACCCGCGGCCGGATGGCAAGGAAGCCCGCATGA
- a CDS encoding peptidoglycan-binding domain-containing protein, whose product MTRTRRTVLAVAVVTALAAGGVAAARQPWRSQDDGEGRERGDETLATTTVQRTTLSSGLELTGKVGHGPATEIVGQGRGTFTKLPRPGDRITAGGMLYELDAEPVVLFAGSRPFWRDITTGVKGPDVQQLERNLTDLGYASATNLTVDEEFTDNTAAAVKSWQKALGLKQTGKVELGRVVVLSDRVVRVEEVTAKVGGTAVAGSDSPVLKVAKPDLFATVRLDDDQIAQLMPGRGVTVRFDSGGETKGKVKEISRGSGGGDGAGGGDSGGGNGGDSGGDVGKDQATATISLTDQKKAEAALDQARPTITVTVPDEKAEDALVVPVTALLARPEGGYGVQVARPGRPEPALVRVKVGLIVGARAQVTPDSDSDADSDSASTSDSDSGTLREGDKVVIPS is encoded by the coding sequence GTGACCCGTACCCGGCGCACGGTGCTGGCGGTCGCCGTCGTCACCGCCCTCGCCGCGGGGGGAGTGGCCGCGGCCCGGCAGCCCTGGCGTTCCCAGGACGACGGGGAAGGCCGCGAGCGCGGTGACGAAACGCTGGCCACCACCACGGTGCAGCGCACCACGTTGTCCTCCGGTCTGGAGCTGACCGGCAAGGTCGGCCACGGCCCGGCCACCGAGATCGTCGGACAGGGCCGGGGGACGTTCACCAAGCTGCCACGGCCCGGCGACCGGATCACGGCGGGAGGCATGCTGTACGAGCTCGATGCCGAGCCGGTCGTGCTGTTCGCCGGGTCCCGCCCTTTCTGGCGCGACATCACCACCGGTGTCAAGGGGCCCGATGTCCAGCAGCTGGAGCGCAACCTGACCGACCTCGGCTACGCGAGTGCCACCAACCTGACGGTCGACGAGGAGTTCACGGACAATACGGCGGCTGCCGTCAAAAGCTGGCAGAAGGCGCTCGGCCTGAAGCAGACCGGCAAGGTCGAACTCGGCCGCGTCGTCGTGCTGTCGGATCGGGTCGTACGCGTGGAGGAGGTCACCGCCAAAGTCGGCGGCACCGCGGTCGCGGGCTCGGACTCCCCCGTGCTCAAGGTCGCCAAGCCGGATCTGTTCGCGACCGTGCGGCTCGACGACGACCAGATCGCTCAGCTCATGCCCGGCCGCGGGGTCACGGTCCGGTTCGACTCGGGCGGCGAGACGAAGGGCAAGGTCAAGGAGATCAGCCGCGGTTCCGGTGGGGGCGACGGCGCCGGCGGCGGAGACAGCGGTGGTGGTAACGGCGGTGACAGTGGCGGTGACGTCGGTAAGGACCAGGCCACCGCCACCATTTCCCTCACCGATCAGAAGAAGGCCGAGGCGGCACTCGATCAGGCCCGGCCCACGATCACCGTCACCGTGCCCGACGAGAAGGCCGAAGACGCGCTGGTCGTCCCGGTGACAGCCCTGCTCGCCCGTCCCGAAGGCGGCTACGGCGTGCAGGTCGCCCGCCCGGGGCGGCCGGAACCGGCCCTGGTCCGGGTCAAAGTCGGCCTGATCGTCGGCGCCCGCGCACAGGTCACCCCGGACTCGGACTCCGACGCGGACTCCGACTCGGCGTCCACCTCGGACTCGGATTCCGGGACGCTCCGCGAAGGCGACAAGGTGGTGATCCCGTCATGA
- a CDS encoding helix-turn-helix transcriptional regulator, with the protein MDHPGNAFSASGRGSGSASGGGSGSGGRGGNELGAFLRSRRAALDPHEAGVPDDGRLRRVPGLRREELAQLAHVSIDYVVRLEQGRTRRVSRPILDALADALRLAPDERAYLFTLADVAPAAPAAPTRQPGRPEVAPRLRQLLDTMHDVPAMVLRRGMEVLAWNRGAAALLTDFGELPLAERNLIRLTFLDDAFRALYADWPRVARECVAVLRMEAGRTPDDPALTALVGELSVRDPDFRTWWASHQVRGPRQLTKTYRHPVAGTLTLDVQQFSVDTHPDQLLVAYTAEPDSQSQKALHFLLQWSADRRDDRATDLGGPR; encoded by the coding sequence ATGGACCACCCGGGGAACGCATTCAGCGCCAGCGGTAGAGGCAGCGGTAGCGCCAGTGGCGGCGGTAGTGGCAGCGGTGGCCGTGGCGGCAACGAGCTGGGCGCATTTCTGCGCTCCCGCCGCGCTGCTCTCGACCCGCATGAGGCAGGCGTGCCGGACGACGGTCGGCTGCGCCGCGTTCCAGGTCTGCGCCGGGAAGAGCTTGCCCAGCTGGCGCATGTGAGCATCGACTACGTCGTCCGGCTGGAGCAGGGGCGGACCCGCAGGGTCTCCCGTCCGATCCTCGACGCGCTCGCGGACGCGCTGCGGCTGGCCCCGGACGAGCGCGCCTACCTGTTCACCCTCGCCGATGTCGCTCCCGCCGCACCGGCCGCTCCCACCCGGCAGCCCGGTCGGCCGGAGGTCGCCCCGCGGCTGCGGCAACTGCTGGACACCATGCACGACGTACCCGCCATGGTGCTGCGCCGTGGCATGGAGGTGCTGGCCTGGAACCGAGGGGCCGCCGCCCTGCTGACCGACTTCGGTGAACTGCCGTTGGCCGAGCGTAACTTGATCCGACTGACCTTCCTCGACGACGCCTTCCGCGCCCTGTACGCGGACTGGCCGCGCGTCGCCCGTGAGTGTGTCGCAGTCCTGCGTATGGAGGCCGGCCGCACCCCCGACGACCCCGCGCTGACCGCCTTGGTCGGCGAACTGAGCGTCCGTGACCCGGACTTCCGCACCTGGTGGGCCAGCCATCAGGTGCGCGGGCCGCGGCAGCTCACCAAGACCTACCGCCATCCCGTCGCCGGCACCCTCACCCTGGACGTCCAGCAGTTCTCCGTCGACACCCACCCGGACCAACTCCTGGTCGCCTACACCGCGGAACCCGACTCGCAGTCCCAGAAGGCCCTGCACTTCCTCCTGCAGTGGTCCGCCGACCGACGGGACGACCGCGCAACTGACCTTGGCGGCCCCCGCTAG
- a CDS encoding alpha/beta hydrolase, giving the protein MRTNVTFPSAGLKIAGHLYTPDTEAAGPRPAIVVSHPASGVKEQTAGLYAQRLADQGFITLAFDAAHQGESEGEPRGLEDPAHRVEDIKAAVSHLTTRDEVDTDRIGALGVCASGGYVLTAAASDHRIKAIGTVSAVDIGRQFRCGADGTQDPAVIQGMLDAAAAARTAEARGEGVQVFPIFPDTPEQARALGGRHAVEGFEYYRTDRGRHPRSAQSFTWSSVDRLASFDAFRFVDLIAPRPLLLIVGREAVTSWMSVEAFQNAHGPKELHWIDGADHVGLYDKEQYVDPAVARLTDFFGAHLTETE; this is encoded by the coding sequence GTGAGGACCAACGTCACCTTCCCCAGCGCCGGCCTGAAGATCGCCGGGCACCTCTACACGCCGGACACCGAAGCGGCCGGCCCGCGTCCGGCCATCGTCGTCAGCCACCCCGCGAGCGGCGTCAAGGAACAGACCGCGGGACTGTACGCACAGCGCCTGGCCGACCAGGGCTTCATCACCCTGGCATTCGACGCCGCCCACCAGGGCGAGAGCGAGGGCGAGCCGCGCGGCCTGGAGGACCCCGCCCATCGGGTCGAGGACATCAAGGCCGCCGTCTCCCACCTCACCACCCGCGACGAGGTCGACACCGACCGCATCGGGGCGCTGGGCGTCTGCGCCTCCGGTGGCTACGTCCTCACGGCGGCGGCGAGCGACCACCGCATCAAGGCCATCGGCACCGTCAGCGCCGTCGACATCGGCCGCCAGTTCCGCTGCGGCGCCGACGGCACCCAGGACCCCGCCGTCATCCAGGGCATGCTCGACGCCGCCGCTGCGGCGCGGACCGCCGAGGCCCGCGGCGAGGGCGTCCAGGTCTTCCCGATCTTCCCCGACACACCCGAGCAGGCCCGCGCCCTGGGGGGCCGGCACGCCGTCGAGGGGTTCGAGTACTACCGCACCGACCGGGGCAGGCACCCCCGCTCGGCCCAGTCCTTCACCTGGTCGAGCGTCGACCGCCTGGCATCCTTCGACGCGTTCCGCTTCGTCGATCTGATCGCGCCGCGCCCACTGCTCCTGATCGTCGGCCGCGAGGCGGTGACCTCATGGATGAGCGTGGAGGCGTTCCAGAACGCTCACGGCCCGAAGGAACTGCACTGGATCGACGGCGCCGACCACGTCGGCCTCTACGACAAGGAGCAGTACGTCGACCCCGCGGTCGCGAGGCTGACCGACTTCTTCGGGGCTCACCTCACCGAAACCGAGTAG
- a CDS encoding helix-turn-helix domain-containing protein produces the protein MVYGADEAVRLFVTQGVAATTAEDIASAAGVSTRTLWRYFRSKEECARPLLTAGMDLITERLRAHWRRGGSLAQTFANADDPGLLAAQHVAALRDLVRLGRDEPGLRAVWLETHFDADAVFAGVIAEGTGRSERDLAVRLEAGMLNTALGITVEDWALRPDDPTGPSLGESLAQALHVMAQLLDPETSAALGQKPMVHRPATDSRPGV, from the coding sequence GTGGTGTACGGCGCGGACGAGGCGGTCCGGCTCTTCGTCACCCAGGGCGTGGCGGCGACCACCGCGGAGGACATCGCCTCGGCCGCCGGAGTGTCCACGCGGACCCTGTGGCGCTACTTCCGCTCGAAGGAAGAGTGCGCACGCCCCCTGCTCACGGCCGGCATGGACCTGATCACCGAGCGTCTGCGGGCCCATTGGAGGAGAGGCGGCTCGCTCGCCCAGACGTTCGCGAACGCCGACGATCCCGGCCTGCTGGCCGCGCAGCACGTGGCAGCCCTCCGCGATCTCGTACGGCTGGGCCGCGACGAGCCCGGACTGCGCGCCGTCTGGCTGGAGACGCACTTCGACGCCGACGCCGTGTTCGCCGGTGTGATCGCCGAGGGCACCGGCCGGTCCGAGCGCGACCTCGCGGTCCGCCTGGAGGCGGGCATGCTCAATACCGCGCTGGGTATCACCGTGGAGGACTGGGCCCTGCGGCCAGACGACCCGACCGGCCCGTCTCTCGGCGAGAGCCTCGCTCAGGCACTGCACGTGATGGCCCAGCTTCTCGATCCGGAGACTTCCGCGGCTCTCGGCCAGAAGCCGATGGTTCACCGCCCGGCGACGGACTCACGTCCCGGGGTGTAG
- a CDS encoding alpha/beta hydrolase domain-containing protein, with amino-acid sequence MSSAVVAATPWVTKSRTASSAPYTTRIVVNRPADPARFNGTVVVTTSWTPRSSR; translated from the coding sequence ATGTCCTCCGCGGTGGTCGCCGCCACGCCCTGGGTGACGAAGAGCCGGACCGCCTCGTCCGCGCCGTACACCACCCGGATCGTCGTGAACCGGCCCGCCGATCCGGCCCGCTTCAACGGGACCGTCGTCGTCACTACGTCCTGGACACCGCGCAGTTCGCGCTGA
- a CDS encoding alpha/beta hydrolase domain-containing protein: MNRWATTGVPPAKAPRLTVDTSGSAPALVLDAHGNVEGGVRTPSVDAPVATLSGLSQSGASFCFLFGTTTPFSAEKLAALYPTHATFVAKWSAVTARGVATGFIRPADAAELVRAAGQSGIGG, translated from the coding sequence CTGAACCGCTGGGCGACCACGGGTGTCCCGCCGGCGAAGGCGCCCCGCCTCACCGTGGACACCTCGGGCTCCGCACCGGCGCTCGTCCTCGACGCCCACGGCAACGTCGAGGGCGGTGTCCGCACGCCATCGGTCGACGCTCCGGTCGCCACGCTGTCCGGCCTGAGTCAGTCAGGGGCGTCGTTCTGCTTCCTGTTCGGCACGACCACGCCCTTCTCCGCCGAGAAGCTGGCGGCGCTGTATCCCACCCACGCCACGTTCGTCGCGAAGTGGTCGGCCGTCACCGCGCGGGGTGTCGCCACGGGGTTCATCCGCCCGGCCGACGCGGCCGAACTGGTCAGAGCGGCCGGCCAGTCCGGCATCGGCGGCTGA
- a CDS encoding LuxR family transcriptional regulator, with protein sequence MNDRPELRRSLIGRVGEVASLTRAVSASRSGRPLLVLVEGPAGIGKTALVEHVLRRHRADTGRTPTRVLRGAGVPWEADLPLGIAEQLVRALGTDPGLPDPRSPQAVLETSRLFLRQWAARQEREPVIVVVDDAHWADVESLRAIRSAVRRMSDEKVLVVLVARDEPYELCDMRPAHAGLPLPLPVLRTLEFLDGCQDHVVRLGPLTPQDVRTLAHEDHGLALNLSVARHLCRQTRGSPRYVAQLLRELPADTWQDWRPELPAPARYAAAVRHRLAQCGESARRLVEACSVLGDDTSLAEAAELAELTGVDDPLPAVDEARAAGLLTATIEPGRTQLTFAHPLVRAAVRTGLDLTRRAALHRRAAEITQDRGRQLTHRVAATTAADETLADELDRYAAERASAGEWSAVADTLVRAGRLTAARAAREDRLLRAVDAMIGAGDVPQAAAFAAELESFPASTLRDVVLGYLAIMRGRPAEAETFLADAWERRDPTHQPELLARICQRRVLHALGRWDGRDLVAWARRAIELADPDDPSAIESEAVLGLGLAAMGHSDEALAAYEAAAAKLPGGAQPQRVQLGRGWVDLALDAPEAARRRLEAAVPTGYRMGSTRISLWAQGWLARTQFALGAWPDALETVQRAAARLAEVRIELVRPLVHWTGAQIHALRGDWEAADQHVGEAAADFHHYEVMLVPSCLARAQVAEARGDYDRVVEALSPLAQLTARESVDEPGFWPWPDVYANALVLTGRLDDADAFLTPHEDLAARRGRRSAQARLGLARGRLTAARGDIDTARKEFEQALAHLEHLPLPYDRARVNFAYGQTLRRAGKRREADTILKNARDAYATLGAHTYVARCERELQAGGLHGTRLVPGMAKLTPQEQAVARLVASGATNQQTALELFISVKTVQYHLTHVYSKLGIRSRSELAVSFRELPPPE encoded by the coding sequence ATGAATGACCGTCCTGAGCTGCGGCGCAGCCTGATCGGGCGGGTCGGCGAGGTTGCCTCGCTGACCCGCGCGGTCAGTGCGTCCCGCTCCGGCCGGCCCCTGCTCGTCCTCGTCGAGGGCCCGGCGGGCATCGGAAAGACGGCGCTCGTCGAACACGTCCTCCGCCGGCACCGGGCGGACACCGGCCGGACCCCGACGCGCGTACTGCGTGGCGCCGGGGTGCCCTGGGAAGCGGATCTGCCCCTGGGGATCGCGGAACAACTCGTACGCGCCCTGGGAACCGACCCGGGACTGCCCGACCCGCGATCGCCGCAGGCCGTGCTGGAGACCAGTCGTCTGTTCCTGCGCCAGTGGGCGGCCCGGCAGGAGCGCGAACCGGTGATCGTGGTGGTCGACGACGCCCACTGGGCCGACGTGGAGAGCCTGCGCGCGATCCGCTCCGCGGTGCGCAGGATGTCGGACGAGAAGGTACTCGTCGTCCTGGTCGCGCGGGACGAACCGTACGAGCTGTGCGACATGCGGCCCGCCCACGCCGGCCTGCCGCTGCCGCTGCCGGTCCTGCGGACCCTGGAGTTCCTGGACGGCTGCCAGGACCACGTCGTCCGGCTCGGACCGCTGACGCCCCAGGACGTCAGGACGCTCGCCCACGAGGATCACGGCCTCGCGCTGAACCTGTCCGTGGCCCGGCACCTGTGCCGTCAGACGCGAGGCAGTCCCCGGTACGTCGCACAACTGCTGCGCGAACTGCCCGCGGACACCTGGCAGGACTGGCGGCCCGAACTGCCCGCGCCCGCCCGGTACGCCGCGGCCGTCCGTCACCGGCTCGCCCAGTGCGGTGAGAGCGCCCGGCGGCTGGTCGAGGCGTGCTCCGTCCTCGGAGACGACACCTCCCTCGCCGAAGCCGCCGAACTCGCCGAACTCACCGGTGTCGACGACCCGTTGCCCGCCGTCGACGAGGCCCGGGCGGCGGGCCTGCTGACCGCCACCATCGAGCCCGGGCGCACTCAGCTGACATTCGCGCACCCCCTGGTCCGCGCGGCCGTCCGTACCGGCCTCGATCTGACCCGGCGTGCCGCACTGCACCGCCGGGCGGCGGAGATCACGCAGGACCGCGGCCGACAACTGACCCATCGGGTGGCCGCCACCACGGCGGCCGACGAGACACTCGCCGACGAACTCGACCGGTACGCCGCCGAGCGCGCCTCGGCCGGGGAGTGGTCGGCCGTCGCCGACACCCTGGTGCGCGCCGGCCGGCTGACCGCCGCCCGCGCGGCGCGCGAGGACCGGCTGCTGCGCGCCGTCGACGCCATGATCGGTGCCGGGGACGTGCCGCAGGCCGCGGCGTTCGCCGCGGAGCTGGAGAGCTTCCCGGCCAGTACCCTGCGCGACGTCGTCCTCGGCTATCTGGCCATCATGCGCGGCCGCCCCGCCGAGGCCGAGACCTTCCTGGCCGACGCCTGGGAGCGCCGCGACCCGACGCACCAGCCGGAGCTGCTGGCCAGGATCTGCCAGCGTCGCGTGTTGCACGCCCTGGGCCGCTGGGACGGGCGCGATCTGGTCGCCTGGGCCCGCCGGGCCATCGAACTGGCGGATCCGGACGACCCCTCGGCCATCGAGTCGGAGGCCGTACTCGGCCTCGGGCTTGCCGCGATGGGGCACTCCGATGAGGCTTTGGCCGCGTACGAGGCAGCCGCGGCCAAGCTGCCCGGCGGTGCCCAGCCGCAGCGCGTCCAGCTCGGCCGCGGCTGGGTGGACCTCGCTCTGGACGCCCCGGAAGCGGCGCGCCGCAGACTCGAAGCGGCCGTCCCCACGGGCTACCGCATGGGCTCCACCCGAATCTCCCTGTGGGCGCAGGGCTGGCTGGCCCGCACCCAGTTCGCGCTCGGCGCCTGGCCGGACGCCCTGGAGACCGTGCAGCGGGCCGCGGCCCGGCTCGCGGAGGTCCGTATCGAGCTGGTGCGCCCGCTGGTGCACTGGACCGGCGCCCAGATCCACGCCTTGCGGGGCGACTGGGAGGCGGCGGACCAGCACGTGGGCGAGGCGGCCGCCGACTTCCACCACTACGAGGTCATGCTCGTCCCGTCCTGTCTCGCCCGAGCCCAGGTGGCCGAGGCACGCGGCGACTACGACCGCGTCGTCGAGGCACTCTCCCCGCTGGCCCAGCTCACCGCCCGCGAGTCGGTCGACGAACCGGGCTTCTGGCCCTGGCCCGACGTCTACGCCAACGCCCTGGTGCTGACGGGCCGTCTCGACGACGCCGATGCCTTCCTCACCCCGCACGAGGACCTGGCCGCCCGCCGAGGCCGCCGCTCCGCCCAAGCCCGACTCGGCCTCGCCCGTGGCCGGCTCACCGCCGCCCGCGGCGACATCGACACCGCCCGCAAGGAGTTCGAGCAGGCCCTGGCCCACCTCGAACACCTGCCCCTCCCGTACGACCGCGCCCGGGTCAACTTCGCCTACGGCCAGACCCTGCGCCGCGCCGGCAAACGCCGCGAGGCCGACACCATTCTCAAGAACGCCCGCGACGCCTATGCCACCCTCGGCGCCCACACGTACGTGGCGCGCTGCGAGCGGGAGTTGCAGGCCGGCGGTCTGCACGGCACCCGGCTCGTCCCCGGCATGGCCAAGCTGACCCCGCAGGAACAGGCCGTGGCCCGGTTGGTCGCCTCCGGGGCGACCAACCAGCAGACGGCACTGGAGCTGTTCATCTCCGTCAAGACCGTGCAGTACCACCTGACACACGTCTATTCCAAGCTGGGCATCCGCTCACGCAGTGAACTGGCCGTGAGCTTCAGGGAGTTGCCGCCGCCCGAGTGA